From Microplitis mediator isolate UGA2020A chromosome 11, iyMicMedi2.1, whole genome shotgun sequence, one genomic window encodes:
- the LOC130677726 gene encoding uncharacterized protein LOC130677726 translates to MGKSHLYPNGEILLMPQWGNPQEIPLGHPLKEEKEKQEESLLTLLKKNIKKIIMDDNEESQVFSQTNDARKNYESLAIPGPSKQLFGNEVDGSKNNHVNQKFKTPIAPLKQADKTRSEPDLRFGKESNHQQKQLQQRDQQSYIRLQQHTLRLMQQEYEMRDKNILNVNVWFMIGKEYSNCCANAIKTVSENLAYLSSIKGLSEHLDVIEKERKFRLLSAYDLLVILRECLRRTCIQLDEIYQRSIVNVPACQQISFYNQDFKAKIGFVEQFITGMKRTMDVLFIKEVTKSD, encoded by the exons ATGGGGAAATCCCACTTGTACCCCAATGGAGAAATCCTACTTATGCCCCAATGGGGAAATCCCCAAGAGATCCCACTAGGGCATCCct taaaagaAGAGAAAGAAAAACAAGAAGAATCACTACTGACACTTTTAAAGaagaatatcaaaaaaataattatggatGATAATGAAGAATCACAGGTTTTTAGCCAGACAAATGATGCtcgtaaaaattatgagaGTCTTGCAATACCAGGTCCATCTAAACAACTGTTCGGAAATGAAGTTGATGGCAGTAAAAACAATCATGTCAATCAGAAATTTAAAACTCCAATAGCTCCACTAAAGCAAG CCGATAAAACAAGAAGCGAGCCAGATTTAAGGTTCGGAAAAGAATCAAACCATCAACAAAAACAACTGCAACAGCGTGACCAACAAAGTTATATACGATTACAACAACATACACTGCGGTTGATGCAACAAGAATACGAAATGcgcgataaaaatattttaaatgttaatgtaTGGTTCATGATTGGCAAAGAATACTCAAATTGTTGCGCAAATGCCATTAAAACTGTTTCCGAAAACCTCGCCTATCTTTCATCAATTAAAG gtttaAGTGAGCACTTGGATGTTatagaaaaagaaagaaaatttcgaTTGCTAAGTGCTTATGACCTACTTGTAATACTGCGTGAATGTCTTAGGCGGACTTGCATCCAATTAGATGAAATTTATCAACGATCTATTGTCAATGTTCCAGCGTgccaacaaatttcgttttacAATCAG gACTTCAAGGCTAAAATTGGATTTGTTGAACAATTCATAACTGGTATGAAACGTACAATggatgttttatttataaaagaagtCACGAAGAGTGATTAA
- the LOC130677353 gene encoding uncharacterized protein LOC130677353 has product MNNNRQSSIDNSYEYLAVPGTSKQQPENEIYVSGNSYVEDKNNTLNAPVVKSTWISTSGESQKIIINNNRQSPIDNSYGYLAVPGTSKQQPENKVYVSGNNYVEGQNNTLKAPLVKEQQPLQQQQGQYEYKEIQEYTEQLLKLKQELNNEITKNPILWCNVCSYYSSHCQKILTSVSSDLEYLATIQNINEIHNNFVSKRKTRLLERLKIASQIFVILNKAYNKIDRYCKQYDVDYHYYCMNYLSVSVNYNYNIKYNKKKLSKAFINSIWHRRQLIKKVKDKSEEMKKMMDVLRQTISKMDTMLAKPQENSN; this is encoded by the exons atgaataataacaGACAGTCGTCCATCGATAATTCTTACGAATATCTTGCAGTACCAGGGACTTCGAAACAACAAccagaaaatgaaatttatgtcaGTGGGAATAGTTAtgttgaagataaaaataatactttgAATGCGCCGGTTGTCAAATCTACGTGGATATCCACTTCCGGAGAAagccaaaaaataattattaacaataacaGACAGTCGCCCATCGATAATTCTTACGGATATCTTGCAGTACCAGGGACTTCGAAACAACAACcagaaaataaagtttatgTCAGTGGAAACAATTATGTTGAAGGTCAAAATAATACTTTGAAAGCTCCGCTTGTCAaag AACAACAACCACTGCAGCAGCAACAAGGTCAATATGAGTATAAAGAAATACAAGAATATACAGAACAATTATTGAAGCTAAAACaagaattaaataatgaaatcaCAAAAAATCCAATTTTATGGTGTAACGTTTGCAGTTATTATTCAAGTCACTGTCAAAAGATTCTCACTAGTGTTTCTTCAGATCTTGAATATCTTGCAACAAttcaaa atatCAATGAGATTCACAACAATTTTGTTAGCAAAAGAAAAACTCGTCTATTAGAACGATTGAAGATAGCTTCACAAATTTTCGTTATATTGAACAAGGCTTACAATAAAATTGATCGTTATTGTAAACAATATGATGTTGATTATCACTATTATTGTATGAATTACTTATCGGTTTCTGTAAATTATaactataatattaaatacaataaaaaaaaactgtcaaAAGCGTTTATAAACTCAATTTGGCATCGTCGTCAATTGATAAAG AAAGTCAAAGATAAAAgtgaagaaatgaaaaaaatgatggaCGTTCTAAGGCAGACTATATCAAAAATGGATACCATGCTCGCAAAGCCACAAGAAAATTCGAACTAG